The genomic segment CTCGTGTCGGCATCCGCCCAGCTCAGCGCATGATTTCCGCTGGCTGTGTGGCGAGTGCCCCCGGCAGGATTCGAACCTGCGCACACGGCTCCGGAGGCCGTTGCTCTATCCCCTGAGCTACGGGGGCGTATCAGCACGCTTGCGCGGTGACGGGTAGAACCCTACCAGCTCTCCAGGGCTCGCCATGAACAGGTATTTCCGTGCCTCCGGGGCGGGCCGGGAGCGGGGTCCTCCCGAGGGGGAGGGGAGCGGTGGCCGGGCGCGCCGCACGGGGCGGAAGTAGGGAAAACCGGGACGCGGTGGTGGGCGCGGACCTACTCTCGAGTTGTGCCAGGCGTGCCCGGCCGCGTGCTTGTTGTGGACGACAACAAGGTCATCCGGCAGCTGATCAGGGTCAACCTCGAGCTGGAGGGCTTCGAGGTCGTGACCGCGGCCGATGGTGTCGAGTGCCTGGACGTCGTGCAGCAGGTCCAGCCCGACGTGGTCACCCTCGACGTCGTGATGCCCCGGCTCGACGGGCTCCGGACCGCGGCGCGGCTGCGGTCCGACGCACGCACCCGTGATCTCCCCATCGTCGTCATCAGTGCGTGCACGCAGTACGAGGTCGAGAGCGGCCTCGATGTCGGTGTCGACGCGTTCCTCGCCAAGCCCTTCGAGCCGAACGAACTGGTCGGCATCGTCCGCCAGTTGATCTCGGCCGAGGGGAAGCGGAGAGGGAAACGGGACGGTGTGGGGGAGGGGGAGCCGGAGCCCGAGTCCGAGGGGGAAGGTGAGCCCGACTCCGGTGGGGAAAGAGTGCCGGAAGGCGTCACGGTCGGGCGTGATCTCGGTCGCGGTGGCGCGGGGTGTGAGTCCTCGGAGCAGTAGCGGGCGTGGCTGCGGTGCCGGGGCCGGGGCCGCAGCCGGTGAGTCGGTGCTCATGGCGGGGGCGGTGAGTCGCTGCCGGTGCGCCGGTGACGTTCGCGGAGCCGGTGTCGGTGTCGGTGCCGGTGTCGGTGTCGGTGCCGGTCGCGCAGTCGGTGCCGCTGCCCGTCGCGGAGACGGTGTCGGTGTCGAGGCGGCCGAGTCGACGTGGCCCGTGTCGACGTGGCCCGTGTCCGGGGCGCCTGACCCGTCACGCAGGTCGGTGGTCGCGTCGGCCCGTCCACATCCCGGACCATCCCCGAAACCGAGTCGCCTACCCACCCCCCTCCTCCCATACGCTGGACCCGTGACCCCCGTCGAGCTCTCCCGCACCGTGCTGCGCGCCATGCGCCAGGCCGTCGATGCCGGGGAGCTCGGCGTGGCCGTCACCGCGTCCGCCGACGCGGGAAACGTGCGGGTCGAGCGGCCCCGGCCAGGGGGACGCGGGGACTTCGCCACGAACGTCGCCCTCCAGATCGCCCGCGCCGCCGGACGCGCACCACGCGACGTCGCCGAGGTGCTCTCGTCGCGACTCGCCGCCGAGGCCGGTATCGCGAGCGTCGACATCACCGGACCCGGGTTCCTCAACATCACCCTCACGGACGCCCGTGCCCGCGCCGACGCCCTCGTGCGCGAGATCCGCGAGCGCGGCCGCTGCTACGGCCACGTCCACCCCGACACCGGCGGCATCGCCCAGATCCACGTCCCCCGCGAGCTACGGGCCGCCGTCCTCGCCGACAGCGCCCGCCGCATCCTGCGCTCACAGGGCGTCCTCGTCCGGGTGACGTGCGACGACGAGCCCGACCCGGCCCTGGCGGACGCCCTCGGCGCCCTCGGCGTACGCATCGACGCGTACGGTCGGCCCCCCGAGCCCCTCCCCACCCTCCGCCCCGTACCGGTCGCCGCCCCCGTTCCCGCCGACGCCGTCCTCCGCCTCGGCCGCGACGCCGCACGCTGGGCCCTGCTCCACCCCGCCCCGCACGACCACCCCCGCGTCACCCCGGAGCAGGGCGGCGACGACCACCTCGTACAGCGCGAGAGCAATCCGCTGTTCCGCGTCAGGTACGCGTACGCCCGCACCCGCGCCCTCACCCGCAACGCGGCCGCCCTCGGCTTCACCGCCCAGCCGGACGGCGCCCCGGATGCCACCGCCCAGGCCCTGGTCGACGCCCTCGGCGACTACCCCGCCACCCTCGCCTCCGCAGGGCGCCACCGCGCCCCGGACCGACTCGCCCGGCAGCTCGTCGTCATCGCCGACGCGTTCCTGGCCTTTCAGAGCGCCCAGCAGGGAGCCGTCCTGCCGCGCGGTGACGAGAAACCCTCGGCCGCCCACCGCGCCCGGCTGGCCCTCGCCGAAGCCGCCGGGACGGTGCTCGCCGGTGGCCTGTCCCTGCTCGGCATCGACGCACCCGAATTCCTGTGACACCCGTGAGTGAGCAGCAGAGCGACAGGCGGCATCCCGTGCACCGCGTGCGGTACGTGTCTTGCGAGAAACACGTACCGCGCCCCGCACCCGCCCCGCCCGCCCCGCTTCCTCACCTCCGTCACCCCGCAAGAGACGAGACACCACACCCATGAGCCGTTCCGCCCACCCCGCAGGCCCCCGTCACGCCGACGTGCTCCCCGAAGGGCACTACAGCGCGCCGCCCGCCGATCTCAACGCGCTGGACCCCAAGGTCTGGTCCCGGACCGTCACCCGTGACCCCGACGGGGTCGTGACCGCCGGCGGCATCACGGTGACCCGGCTCGCCGAGGAGTTCGGTACGCCCGCCTACTTCATCGACGAGGCCGACTTCCGTGCCCGGTGCCAGGCCTGGCGGGACGCCTTCGGCAGCGAGGCCGACGTGTTCTACGCCGGGAAGGCGTTCCTGTCGCGTGCCGTCGTGCGGTGGCTGCACGAAGAAGGGCTCAACCTCGACGTGTGCAGCGGGGGCGAGCTCGCCACCGCCCTCGGCGCCGGGATGCCCGCCGAGCGCATCGCGTTCCACGGGAACAACAAGACCCCGGACGAGATCGAGCGCGCCATCGCCGCCGGCGTCGGCCGCATCGTGCTCGACTCCTTCCAGGAGATCGTCCGCGTCGCGCACATCGCCGAGCGGCTCGGCACGCGGCAGCGCGTGCAGATCCGCGTGACCGTGGGTGTGGAAGCGCACACTCATGAGTTCATCGCCACCGCGCACGAAGACCAGAAGTTCGGCATCGCGCTCGCGGGCGGGCAGGCCGCCGAGGCCGTGCGGCGCGTGCTGAAGCTCGATTCGCTGGAACTCATCGGGATCCACTCCCACATCGGGTCGCAGATCTTCGACATGGCCGGGTTCGAGGTCTCCGCCCGCCGCGTCGTGCAGCTGCTCGCCGAGGTGCGCGACGAGCACGGCGTCGAGCTGCCCGAGATCGACCTCGGCGGCGGGCTCGGCATCGCCTACACCTCCGACGACGACCCCCGCGAGCCGCACGAGATCGCCGCGGCGCTCAACGAGATCGTTTCGCGGGAGTGTGCCGCGGCGCAGCTCCAGGTCCCCCGCATCTCCGTCGAGCCGGGGCGCGCCATCGTCGGACCCACCGCCTTCACCCTTTATGAAGTCGGCACCGTCAAGCCCCTCGAAGGGCTGCGGACGTACGTGTCCGTGGACGGCGGCATGTCCGACAACATCCGCACCGCGCTGTACGACGCCGAATACACCGTCGCCCTCGTCTCCCGCTCCTCCGACGCCGAGCCCGTCCTGGTGCGTGTCGTGGGCAAGCACTGCGAGAGTGGTGACATCGTCGTACGAGATGCTTTCCTTCCGGCGGATCTCGCGCCCGGTGACCTGATCGCCGTGCCCGCGACCGGCGCGTACTGCCGCTCGATGGCGAGCAACTACAACCACGCACTTCGCCCGCCCGTCGTCGCCGTGCGCGACGGCGAGGCGCGGGTGATCGTCCGGCGTGAGACGGAGGAAGATCTCCTGCGTCTCGACGTCGGATGACGCAAAAGATGAAATAGATGTCTCAGGATCCGGACGATGGACAGAAAGTCCGTTCCGGTGGGTGAGACTGGTCCCACCGTAGATGTATGAGAAGTGAGGTCGGATGATGCGTACGCGTCCGCTGAAGGTGGCGCTGCTGGGCTGTGGGGTTGTCGGCTCAGAGGTGGCGCGCATCATGACGACGCACGCCGACGACCTCACAGCCAGGATCGGCGCCCCGGTGGAGCTCGCCGGGGTCGCCGTCCGCCGCCCCTCCAAGGTGCGTGAGGGAATCGATCCGTCACTGATCACCACCGACGCGACCGCACTGGTCAAGCGTGGGGACATCGACGTCATCGTCGAGGTCATCGGGGGGATCGAGCCCGCTCGGACCCTCATCACCACCGCTTTCGAGCACGGTGCCTCCGTCGTCTCCGCCAACAAGGCGCTCATCGCCCAGGACGGGGCCGCGCTGCACGCCGCCGCCGTGGAGCACGGGCGGGATCTCTACTACGAGGCCGCCGTCGCCGGGGCCATTCCGCTGATCCGGCCGCTGCGCGAGTCCCTCGCCGGTGACAAGGTCAACCGCGTGCTGGGGATCGTGAACGGGACGACCAATTTCATCCTCGATGCGATGGACACGACGGGGGCCGGCTATCAGGAAGCCCTCGACGAGGCCACCGCGCTCGGGTATGCCGAGGCCGACCCCACCGCCGATGTCGAAGGCTTCGACGCCGCCGCCAAGGCCGCCATCCTCGCCGGGATCGCCTTCCACACGCGCGTGCGTCTCGACGACGTGTACCGCGAGGGCATGACCGAGGTCACCGCCGCCGACTTCGCCTCCGCGAAACGGATGGGCTGCACCATCAAGCTGCTCGCCATCTGCGAGCGGGCCGCCGACGGTGAATCCGTCACCGCGCGCGTGCATCCCGCGATGATTCCGCTCAGCCACCCGCTGGCGTCGGTGCGAGGGGCGTACAACGCCGTCTTCGTCGAGGCGGAGGCCGCGGGGCAGCTCATGTTCTATGGGCCCGGCGCCGGTGGCTCGCCCACCGCGTCCGCCGTCCTCGGCGACCTCGTCGCCGTCTGCCGCAACAAGCTCGCCGAGGCCACCGGACCCGGCGACTCCGCGTACACCCAGCTGCCCGTGAGCTCCATGGGCGAGGTCGTCACGCGCTACCACATCAGCCTCGACGTGGCCGACAAGCCGGGCGTGCTCGCCCAGGTCGCGACGGTCTTCGCCGAACACGGCGTATCGATCGATACGGTCCGTCAGACGGGCAAGGACGGCGA from the Streptomyces venezuelae genome contains:
- a CDS encoding response regulator is translated as MPGVPGRVLVVDDNKVIRQLIRVNLELEGFEVVTAADGVECLDVVQQVQPDVVTLDVVMPRLDGLRTAARLRSDARTRDLPIVVISACTQYEVESGLDVGVDAFLAKPFEPNELVGIVRQLISAEGKRRGKRDGVGEGEPEPESEGEGEPDSGGERVPEGVTVGRDLGRGGAGCESSEQ
- the nrtL gene encoding ArgS-related anticodon-binding protein NrtL, which gives rise to MTPVELSRTVLRAMRQAVDAGELGVAVTASADAGNVRVERPRPGGRGDFATNVALQIARAAGRAPRDVAEVLSSRLAAEAGIASVDITGPGFLNITLTDARARADALVREIRERGRCYGHVHPDTGGIAQIHVPRELRAAVLADSARRILRSQGVLVRVTCDDEPDPALADALGALGVRIDAYGRPPEPLPTLRPVPVAAPVPADAVLRLGRDAARWALLHPAPHDHPRVTPEQGGDDHLVQRESNPLFRVRYAYARTRALTRNAAALGFTAQPDGAPDATAQALVDALGDYPATLASAGRHRAPDRLARQLVVIADAFLAFQSAQQGAVLPRGDEKPSAAHRARLALAEAAGTVLAGGLSLLGIDAPEFL
- the lysA gene encoding diaminopimelate decarboxylase, whose protein sequence is MSRSAHPAGPRHADVLPEGHYSAPPADLNALDPKVWSRTVTRDPDGVVTAGGITVTRLAEEFGTPAYFIDEADFRARCQAWRDAFGSEADVFYAGKAFLSRAVVRWLHEEGLNLDVCSGGELATALGAGMPAERIAFHGNNKTPDEIERAIAAGVGRIVLDSFQEIVRVAHIAERLGTRQRVQIRVTVGVEAHTHEFIATAHEDQKFGIALAGGQAAEAVRRVLKLDSLELIGIHSHIGSQIFDMAGFEVSARRVVQLLAEVRDEHGVELPEIDLGGGLGIAYTSDDDPREPHEIAAALNEIVSRECAAAQLQVPRISVEPGRAIVGPTAFTLYEVGTVKPLEGLRTYVSVDGGMSDNIRTALYDAEYTVALVSRSSDAEPVLVRVVGKHCESGDIVVRDAFLPADLAPGDLIAVPATGAYCRSMASNYNHALRPPVVAVRDGEARVIVRRETEEDLLRLDVG
- a CDS encoding homoserine dehydrogenase, producing MMRTRPLKVALLGCGVVGSEVARIMTTHADDLTARIGAPVELAGVAVRRPSKVREGIDPSLITTDATALVKRGDIDVIVEVIGGIEPARTLITTAFEHGASVVSANKALIAQDGAALHAAAVEHGRDLYYEAAVAGAIPLIRPLRESLAGDKVNRVLGIVNGTTNFILDAMDTTGAGYQEALDEATALGYAEADPTADVEGFDAAAKAAILAGIAFHTRVRLDDVYREGMTEVTAADFASAKRMGCTIKLLAICERAADGESVTARVHPAMIPLSHPLASVRGAYNAVFVEAEAAGQLMFYGPGAGGSPTASAVLGDLVAVCRNKLAEATGPGDSAYTQLPVSSMGEVVTRYHISLDVADKPGVLAQVATVFAEHGVSIDTVRQTGKDGEASLVVVTHRAPDAALSGTVEALRNLDTVRGVASIMRVEGE